The genome window TTTTCTGAGTTGAATAAATGGGGACTCGGAGCTGTTATCCACAGTTCTCTTGGTCAGGTCATCTCCTTCTGCTCAGCTTTTTTGGATGGTTCGAATGATATTGCTCTTGCTGAAGCTTCAGCTATTTTAATGGGAATGAATTTTGTTTTGACGGCTGGTATTTCCTCGGTGATTCAAATCACCGATGCTTTAGTTGTTATTTAATCCAATTAGAAGTAGGGACGTTTGTTTCTTAGCATGCAGGGATGTCGTAGCTAGCATTGTTTCACTAGCTCCCTCTTTTGTTTCCTGCAACTTAGAATTCTCATCAAGAAATGGCAATTGACTTGTCCACTCAATTGCTCGTTTGAGGACGAATTGGTAAGGTTGATTACCAATTTCTCTTTTGTCGATTGGTGCTGATTTGCAATAAAATGCCcatatgaaagaaaaaaaaaaccggCTAGTAACCGCTAAGAAGGCTTTAACTAAAACGTTACACCTTTTATTAATAACAAACTACATGTGGACTTCAAGTTTACAACACAACAAGGACTGGCAACAAGAATACAAGGCAGAGACTACTGTTCTTCGGGTTTCGACCCCATGCCATATttagcacaacaacaacaacaacatgagaAGACTTATAACTTAATAAGACTAAATCAAAAAAACAAGCATGTATCAGTTACAATCGGAATGGGATCCAGGATagttgaatatgtgatttatttgagaAGATGATATTAAAGGAAATGAGCATTCCTCTGCTTCTTGCTACTGACTTTGCACCTTGCATTCTCTGCCAATGCATTTTGAAGCACTCATGGAATCGCTCCTCATTAGATTACAAGGACTACACTTGAATTTGTTGTTGTAGCCATTCTTCATTCTAGCCGATGTTGGTTTCCTACTACGAGAAGAAGAGTTGGAGGAGTCTTCCTCTATCTTCTGAAACCTTGGAGGGCTCTGAATAGCTGCACGAGAAACTGAAGACGAATTCCTCTTTaccgtattataattattgttattattactgtgTTCGGCATCATCCTCGTCGTCTAGGGATGAGTGTACTCGCTCTCTAGGCAAGGATGTGTACTTCCTTTCCAGTGAACATCCAGTTTCTATTTTGCCATATCCTTCTTCAAGAGATGCAAACTGCTGCCTAAATTTATCTATTCCACTGTGTTTAAGAAAACAAAAAAAGGCTTAGTCAATGAAAAAGCCTTgtttatatcttttttttaaacAGAGAAACAGAGTTATCAATGATTTACCtcggatacatgaaatgtgtgtgATCCGTTCCTTCAATGTACTCGTGCAGCATTTGTGGATGATACTCTAATATCTGTTTGTTACAAAATACTATAAGTTAAAAGTTTACCCTGCAAGATCAAAACTAAAATGGATGGTCCTAAATGAATATTGATAAATTACCTCTCGATATATCAGATCTCTTACATCATCCTTTATAAGGTTcctcctctcaaactcaaactcaAGTTTTGAGATAGGTTTCCTAGAGGGCTCATGGTCCAAATTCCCCAACCCAGAAAAGTATGGATGAGCTAAAGCCTGAATAAAGGAAAAATAATCCCCAAGTATCAGAAAAGCAAGAATTTTTAAAGCTGATAAAGTAAGCTTACCTCTTCGGCTGTTGGGCGATCTTTGGGATCAAACGCAAGTAAACGCTCTAGCATTTGCAGAGCCAATGGATCATCAATATTAGGGAATTTCTCTGAGAAAGGAATTGGTGGTTTTTTCTTCAGGCTATTTAAATACCTTCTTGCCTTTTCATTACGTATCTGAAAATTTTAGAACCATGGCAAAGCAACCATAAGCAGTTATAGATTGAGAAAGCAACATTTTTAAATACCGGACTTGATTGAAAGAACAAACCTTTGATATGCATTCAGTAGAAGGAGTGCCAAGAAAATCTGTCACGAGATCTAACTGATGCACAACATTCTTGCCAGGAAATAAAGGTTTTCCAGTTAACAGTTCTGCGAAAATACATCCTATGCTCCAAatatcaacagcaggggtatactgAAAACATGTAAATTTTGAGGAAACGAAGCACAAATCAAAGACTTCAAATTTATCAGATGGGAATAATCAGTTCAGAACATATTATAGAGACACCAACCTTGGAGAAAAATGAACCACATAGTTCAGGAGCACGATACCATCGTGTTGCCACATAATCCTTGGTTTAAGAAAGAATGGAAAAATTAGCACAGATGTTGTTAAGTATAAAGAAAACTTTCTAACTTTTTTGGCCTGAAAGAGAAAACCTACTGTCCAAAAAATTGCAGAAGGGGCATCTGTAAATGATACACGTGCAAGCCCAAAATCACAAATCTTCAGTTTACAATCCGAGTTTGCAAGAATATTTTTCGGCTTTAAATCACGATGAAAAACATGGGCTGCAAAATAAAAACAATATTTCAGATTTAAATATTTTCATGAAAGTAAAAGAAAAATTAGGAGATAGCATAGCAAGATGTGATTCAAACCTGAATGTATATATTTCAGAGCTCTGAGAAGCTGGTACAAGAAAAACTGATGATGTTGAGGTGTGAAATTATCATTTGCTTTAATCACTTCATCAAGGTCAGATTCCATCAACTCGAAAACGACATAAATATCTTTAAATTCTCTTCGACAAGGAGGAAGCATGATGTGTTTTATCTGAACAATATCAGGATGTCGGAGAAGTCGAAGGAGCTTGATTTCTCTTAAGATGCGTGTGGCATCAGAAACATGTTCGAATACATCGTTGATCTTCTTAATAGCAACCTTTTCTCCCGTGTGAGTGTCGATGGCCGACGCAACTACGCCGTAACTTCCCTTTCCGACAACTTCTTGGATTTCATATTGGCTAGCTTCACCATATTCTGTGAAAAAGTCTTTGTCCAGCATTCTCTGAGACAAAAATCAACTTATGGTCAGAAATAAGAAACAACAAACAAGACAGCAATGGTAATTCATGATCCAAATTTTAATACTTCTAGTCTCAGACATCATTCTTCTTATAAACTTAAGATCCAGATCTTGACTAAGTCAACACATTGCAGACAGCAAGAGTAATAACATTATAACATGGATAAGCTACTATCCATCTTGAAGAACGGCAAGATCCTGAAATTCAGGTTAATAAGAAAATTTTCGACCATGTATAAGTATAACCCATTTCAGATttcttttaaaattaaataaatcgGGCCAACAAACAATAATCAACCAGTTCTATCTATCTACATCTTGCCATAGCTTCCTTACCATAAACTCTAAGCTATTGAATAAAGCTAGATACTTTAGACTAATTGAGCTCGAAAAGCATAGTTCAGAGGCCAGAGCGATTTAAAAATTGAAACTTTAAAGACACCCAGTTCTAAATTCAATTAGAAACAACGATTTTGGAGAAATTAAACATTAAACTAAAAAGGGTTAGTAAGAAATTAAAGGAAGAACCTTCAGAATATGTGAACTACACCAAAAGGTGTGCTTGAAGAGAACGCCAAAATGGAACAAACCAGACGAACTGATACGAATGAATGAGATGGAATGAATCGATGAATTACTTCACCAACACCACGAGCTTTACATATTTATACAAGGCCTGTATGTGTGATGAcgatattattttgtattattaatatatttttaaaattttatacagCACAAAAAATTGAATTTTTTCAATCCAACTGTAGTCATGTCGTAATCACTTGTCAGAATTCTTTTttactaatttaaaaaaaaaaaaaaacagataagTTTTCCGCCGTCTAGTATACTCAAACTTTTACAGAGAATCAGAGaataatatattatttagaatcggacaaaaaaaaattaaatgccCACCATATTAAAAaaaccatttttatttttcaattAAAAATTTCCCAACACCTCCCCCACCCACATCTGCGGAGATTTTATTTTATAGATAATTCCAATCAAAGAGAGAGATGAGTGACCTTATTGTGGTCAATAAATGCTCCTCCAGACCTGTGAAAGGTTCGTTCCTGGACTTTGATCAGTCCCAAAGCTGAAAAGTCCGATTTCGTCGTCGGTGCTGGTTTTTGCGGCGGCGTTTAGGGTTAGGTCACTATTGTGGTTGTGGTGGAGGTGGATTCTTGGACTTGAAGGTGAGCAAGGACAAGTTAGATTCTGAAACCACCGCGACAGCCACCCCATCATACGACGGGGAATCGTTCTCCGGCTATGAAAATAATACCTGAACCTCTATTACACGGCGTCGTTTTTAATTAGTTTCCCGCCGTATTGCTGTGTCTTTGTGCTTTTACTTGGTTTGGAGCGAAACTCAATTTATAGTTGGGCACGTGACAGGCGTGTGACCTTCTTTTTCTTAGTAAATTAACCATCATATTAACTGTCAATTACCAGGGTTTGGTTATTAATTTCTGCACACTGGGTAGCAATTCAACACGTTTTTAGCTGTCGAGTAATGTGTTACGTTAATTATGTTCGACATAAGTTGCAAGATTTATTTCATGAAACTACATGAggctgcctttttttttttttcttttataaattaatttcttaattcatTCATCTATACAGAAAGATTAGAATGGGTGGAAGAAATTACAACTTCGATAAAATATGTCCGagttaatataaaaaaatacagtTAAAAATGAGTTATCTCAATTTAATAAAAATGAGTTTCATAAAGATGAGTGTCActagtaaataataatttcatctaATTATCATCTTTAAAAGGGAAATTGACGTTCATGTTATTTTCAAAAAAAAGGAATTGACGCTCATGAGTGGCGTCTCCAAATGAGTGAAAACATATGACGATCGTTTGGAAAAACAAGCAGATTAATTCTCGAAAAAATATCGATTTAATCTTCGGTCTCATTATGGGAGGAAAACGGTTAACACGAAGTCAAGCATTGGACTCAGAGTGCTTAGCCAAAATTTTTGAACCAACCCAAGAGAATACAAAATATGGGTATTTGACCAAAATTTCCAAACCAATTTAGAaactataaaatatattaatacgaAAAAAACTAACCACGATGCTAAACAACTTGCTATCTCTACAATACATAATATCAACACTTGAGATAAAAAAAATTAATGTTAATACAACAAAATAACTTCTTATGTTGCGAGACTCAACATATCCCACCAAAACTTTAAAAGGAGGCGAGAGCAGCTCGATTTGCATGAAGGTCGCGGATTTGAAATATAATTGAAATGAAGTTACTAATTTTTTCGGGGGAAAAAATTACTAGTATCACTCGTCAAAAGAAATTGAATTCGTATTATTTTACAGGCCAACAACTCAACATCAAACATCTCTTTCTGGTTAAAATGAATGAGAGTGCCATAGCATAAACTTATGACTTCATCATAACAAAATAACGATACTATAAAAGATGATTTCTCAAATTAAACCCGTGTTAATTATGTATTTGGAAACAATTTATTTACATTAGAATAACCGTACAATTAAACTGCGTCATGCTAATCGACTTTGTTAGAAAGTCAACTTGGACAAAACgtacaacatattttctttttttccTTCTCTTACCCGTTCCTGTTCTTTTTCTAATGAAATTGTATTCTGGTTTTTATAaaatgttattttaaaaaaaaaaaaagaaaagaaattcaGTTGGCGTCTCGTATAAGACGATAAGTTTGATTTTTTTAGCCCCACAAGTTGAAGTAGCTAACAACCAAATATGTACTATGGAAAGTAGGAAACCCATACTTAACATTGAATGGTAACAGTGTTTGGCTCTTGCTGGCCAAAGTTACAGTATGTATATCGATAGAGACGACCCATATTGAAATAAACACGCTATTTTCACAAGATTTTCCTTTTTTCTTTATGCATCGGATACTGCTTCAAGACTTGGAATATTCATGTTCGTTTAAAGGTTAAAACATTACTCTATACATATCTTTCTAGTGAAGATCAGGATTCTAGTCTCGTATTGTCAGAGATAAACTAAAGATAAATTAAGATTGTTGGAAATGTATTTCAAATACTTCATC of Rutidosis leptorrhynchoides isolate AG116_Rl617_1_P2 unplaced genomic scaffold, CSIRO_AGI_Rlap_v1 contig75, whole genome shotgun sequence contains these proteins:
- the LOC139885074 gene encoding mitogen-activated protein kinase 9-like → MLDKDFFTEYGEASQYEIQEVVGKGSYGVVASAIDTHTGEKVAIKKINDVFEHVSDATRILREIKLLRLLRHPDIVQIKHIMLPPCRREFKDIYVVFELMESDLDEVIKANDNFTPQHHQFFLYQLLRALKYIHSAHVFHRDLKPKNILANSDCKLKICDFGLARVSFTDAPSAIFWTDYVATRWYRAPELCGSFFSKYTPAVDIWSIGCIFAELLTGKPLFPGKNVVHQLDLVTDFLGTPSTECISKIRNEKARRYLNSLKKKPPIPFSEKFPNIDDPLALQMLERLLAFDPKDRPTAEEALAHPYFSGLGNLDHEPSRKPISKLEFEFERRNLIKDDVRDLIYREILEYHPQMLHEYIEGTDHTHFMYPSGIDKFRQQFASLEEGYGKIETGCSLERKYTSLPRERVHSSLDDEDDAEHSNNNNNYNTVKRNSSSVSRAAIQSPPRFQKIEEDSSNSSSRSRKPTSARMKNGYNNKFKCSPCNLMRSDSMSASKCIGRECKVQSQ